The following proteins come from a genomic window of Mycobacterium sp. DL:
- a CDS encoding helix-turn-helix domain-containing protein, translating to MASADLLLHPIRFRVVQALLDGGELTTGELRALLADVPVATLYRHVGRLADGGVLTVVSETRVRGAVERRYKLDFANAVVGDDELRAMTVDEHRQAFTVFVATLLVHFNRYLDGPDVDVVRDRASFSQVALWLSDEELDQMRSEIVEAINSRLSHKNSPGRRRRMLTTILMPDP from the coding sequence GTGGCGTCCGCCGATCTCCTCCTGCACCCCATCCGGTTTCGTGTCGTCCAGGCATTGCTCGATGGCGGTGAACTCACCACAGGGGAACTCCGCGCGCTGCTCGCCGACGTGCCGGTCGCCACCCTCTACCGACATGTCGGCAGGCTCGCGGACGGCGGCGTGCTCACGGTGGTCAGCGAGACGCGGGTCCGCGGGGCCGTCGAACGGCGCTACAAGCTCGACTTCGCCAACGCGGTCGTCGGCGATGACGAACTTCGCGCCATGACTGTCGACGAGCATCGGCAGGCGTTCACGGTGTTTGTCGCGACGCTCCTGGTGCACTTCAACCGATACCTCGACGGTCCGGACGTCGACGTGGTTCGCGACCGCGCCTCGTTCAGCCAGGTGGCGCTGTGGCTGAGCGACGAGGAACTGGATCAGATGCGCAGCGAAATCGTCGAGGCCATCAACAGCCGGTTGTCGCACAAGAACTCTCCTGGGCGAAGGAGACGAATGCTGACGACGATCCTGATGCCGGATCCGTGA
- a CDS encoding inositol-3-phosphate synthase has product MTASNDVRVAIVGVGNCASSLVQGVQYYKDADENATVPGLMHVKLGQYHVRDVKFVAAFDVDAKKVGFDLSEAIFASENNTIKIADVPPTDVVVQRGPTLDGIGKYYAETIEISDVEPADVVKALKDAKVDVLVSYLPVGSEEADKFYAQCAIDAGVAFVNALPVFIASDPVWAKKFEDAGVPIVGDDIKSQVGATITHRVMAKLFEDRGVQLDRTMQLNVGGNMDFLNMLERSRLESKKISKTQAVTSNLQREFNTKDVHIGPSDHVGWLDDRKWAYVRLEGRAFGDVPLNLEYKLEVWDSPNSAGVIIDAVRAAKIALDRGIGGPVEAASAYLMKSPPKQLADDVARAQLEDFIEG; this is encoded by the coding sequence ATGACCGCAAGCAATGACGTCCGGGTCGCGATCGTCGGCGTGGGCAACTGCGCGTCCTCGCTGGTGCAGGGCGTTCAGTACTACAAGGACGCAGACGAGAACGCCACCGTTCCCGGCCTGATGCACGTCAAGCTCGGCCAGTACCACGTGCGCGACGTGAAGTTCGTCGCCGCATTCGACGTGGACGCCAAGAAGGTCGGCTTCGACCTCTCCGAGGCCATCTTCGCCTCGGAGAACAACACCATCAAGATCGCCGACGTACCGCCGACCGACGTCGTCGTGCAGCGCGGACCGACCCTCGACGGCATCGGCAAGTACTACGCCGAGACGATCGAGATCTCCGACGTCGAGCCCGCCGATGTCGTCAAGGCGCTCAAAGACGCCAAGGTCGACGTCCTGGTGTCCTACCTGCCGGTGGGCTCCGAAGAGGCTGACAAGTTCTACGCCCAGTGCGCGATCGACGCCGGCGTGGCCTTCGTCAACGCCCTGCCCGTCTTCATCGCCTCGGATCCGGTGTGGGCCAAGAAGTTCGAAGACGCAGGCGTGCCGATCGTCGGCGACGACATCAAGAGCCAGGTCGGCGCCACCATCACCCACCGCGTGATGGCCAAGCTGTTCGAGGATCGTGGCGTGCAGCTCGACCGCACCATGCAGCTCAACGTCGGCGGCAACATGGACTTCCTCAACATGCTCGAGCGCTCGCGGCTGGAGTCGAAGAAGATCTCCAAGACCCAGGCCGTCACCAGCAATCTGCAGCGCGAGTTCAACACCAAAGACGTGCACATCGGCCCGTCCGACCACGTCGGCTGGCTCGACGACCGCAAGTGGGCCTACGTCCGTCTGGAAGGCCGCGCCTTCGGTGACGTGCCGCTGAACCTGGAGTACAAGCTCGAGGTGTGGGATTCGCCCAACTCGGCCGGCGTCATCATCGACGCGGTCCGTGCCGCGAAGATCGCGCTGGACCGTGGCATCGGTGGACCCGTCGAAGCCGCCTCGGCCTACCTGATGAAGAGCCCGCCGAAGCAGCTGGCCGACGACGTCGCGCGCGCCCAGCTGGAAGACTTCATCGAGGGCTAA
- a CDS encoding DUF5318 family protein, whose amino-acid sequence MRLQRQVVDYALRRRSLLAEVYSGRTGVTEVCDANPYLLRAAKFHGKSSSVICPICRKEQLTLVSWVFGDHLGAVSGSARTAEELVMLATRYDEFSVHVVEVCRTCSWNHLVKSYKLGAVPPPQGSPKPRRTQTARGRARTASE is encoded by the coding sequence GTGCGATTGCAGCGACAGGTGGTGGACTACGCCCTGCGGCGCCGGTCCCTGCTGGCCGAGGTCTATTCGGGGCGCACCGGCGTCACCGAGGTCTGCGACGCGAATCCCTACCTGCTTCGGGCCGCCAAGTTCCACGGCAAGTCGAGCTCGGTGATCTGCCCGATCTGCCGCAAGGAACAGCTGACCCTGGTGTCGTGGGTGTTCGGTGATCACCTCGGCGCGGTGTCGGGTTCGGCCCGCACCGCGGAGGAGCTGGTCATGCTGGCCACCCGTTACGACGAGTTCTCGGTACACGTGGTGGAGGTATGTCGCACCTGCAGTTGGAATCACCTGGTCAAGTCGTACAAGCTCGGCGCGGTACCGCCCCCACAGGGTTCGCCCAAGCCACGACGCACTCAGACGGCGCGCGGTCGTGCGCGCACGGCCAGTGAATAA
- a CDS encoding PadR family transcriptional regulator, which produces MLELAVLGLLQESPMHGYELRKRLTGLLGAFRAFSYGSLYPALRRMQADGLIVEDAAPEGTVKVRRARRVYQLTDAGKKRFTELVADTGPQNFSDDGFGVHLAFFNRTPAEARMRILEGRRRQVEERREGLREAVARASNSLDRYTRQLHQLGLESSEREVKWLNELIAAEKSAQDRADQA; this is translated from the coding sequence ATGCTGGAACTGGCTGTTCTGGGTCTCCTCCAGGAATCCCCGATGCACGGCTACGAGCTGCGTAAACGTCTGACGGGTCTGCTCGGTGCGTTCCGCGCCTTTTCGTACGGTTCGCTCTACCCGGCGCTGCGGCGCATGCAGGCCGATGGCCTGATCGTCGAGGACGCCGCCCCCGAGGGCACCGTGAAGGTTCGCCGGGCCCGCCGCGTCTACCAGCTCACCGACGCCGGCAAGAAGCGCTTCACCGAACTGGTGGCCGACACCGGCCCACAGAACTTCTCCGACGACGGCTTCGGCGTCCACCTCGCATTCTTCAACCGCACTCCTGCCGAGGCGCGGATGAGAATCCTCGAGGGACGTCGTCGCCAGGTGGAGGAACGTCGAGAAGGCCTTCGTGAAGCCGTCGCGCGGGCAAGTAACTCGTTGGATCGCTACACCCGTCAGCTCCACCAGCTGGGTCTCGAGTCCAGCGAGCGAGAAGTCAAATGGCTCAACGAATTGATCGCGGCCGAGAAATCGGCGCAAGACCGCGCAGACCAGGCCTGA